The DNA region tatatatcaattttaaaaatttgtttatgtattattttaaaatgaTTTTTGATCTTTGAAGCCTTATTTGGTATAATACTTAGAATttactaaaaaaaaaaaaaaaaaaacaaattaaataaataatatatatatatatatatatatatatttcacATTTGTGaaatacaatatatttttcctttcATCTGATTTATCGAAGTTATAATAAGTATAAATttctatttattttattatattatattatattttcttattttattaactaatatatgtgttcattaataaaataaatactGGTACTATAATgtgtatattatatatatatatatatatatatattatttaatttatatatttatgttatatatattaataaaaattaagaataatactttataaatattttgttcttaaaaaatacatatttgtTTACAACATTACATACCATTTGTGAATAATGATCgaaatttatataatttatgtattttttatatcatagataattaatattattaaacaTAAGCTTTGATGAAAtaattcaatatatatatatatatatttaatgttACATTTTAAGTAAACAAAAATGATCCAATTGTTAAAAAGGATCTAGggttattttttttttttttttttttcttatatttaatttgttaaaaaaaaattaaacaaacttttaaaaaattattatgaatatatttgttaattattaaaatataaaggatataaaatatagtatatatatatatatatatcttatatgatatatatttatacaaaaaataaattaaaaggGGTTGTTTACAAAGATGGcttgtatatttttattgatCGATATATTGAAATCAATTCGATTTAAATTTATGCATATATTCTTCATAAGTACACAATTTAAATTGTGGATTTTGtaacattttatatatcattttaatGTTTTTTGCATCATCATCACTTTTAGCTATTATCCAACATGACTGATCATCAACTTTACTTAGTGTAATCCATATTGGGGAccatattttcataatttcccattttttaaaataacGTGGATAatcatacatataaaaatgtcTAGCCATTTCATAATTTTCTGCGCTACATAGAGAAATAACATTTGGTTGAGTTTttacaatttttattttattagacatatttaaaaatatatcaaaaaaatatttactattcatattatttgatttatCATTTTCGGAAAAGTATATATCTTTCCACATGagattatttttttttaaaatataatgacATTGAAATATGAAAAGTAAGCAAGTTAATAAGCTATCATAACCAGCATTGTGCTCATCACTGTTTAGTATATGTTTGTCATTGGTATTATTCACagatattatattattttcatcataatcattattattataatcattattattattattattattatttgttaatgtatttttttctgAATTTAATTGTATActtatatttgttataatattatcacCTTTTTCCccatataataatgattcttcttgtattttattattttttatattattaccaTCATTTGGTGAgatcatattatttttttgatcTATAACATTCTgaatcatattatttttattcatcCTTTTTCGATTTATAAATGGAATAAAACACTGTGGCAAATCAGTTGGGTCattcataaaattaaaaaagaaatcGAAATCATTACTTGATGAAATTAAGGATGCCATATATTCACATAAACCTTTTAATGTTGCTGGTCCATTTAAAgcatataaatattcatttgtttcattcatatatttGGTATCAAATGTATAAGGAAATAATTCTGTccacttttttttaaatacatttattGATTTAGGTAAATCATGATAAAATGtttgatatatatgtaaaatatcataaaaacaattatgtccaataattatttttttattttttataatttcatcaaataataatcttACACCTATaatttgatttattttttctatttcttGTTCAAGGTTTCTTATTTGCTCTTTATATGAATCCTTTTCAGTCCGATACACTGCTAAATGTTTTTTGTCATTAACTTTAACagatatacaaaatattgaatcaaaatattttgttattaatGTATGTGCTAGTAAACGTAAATATGGATTTTCTATTTCTAAATATAGTGGATAATTTGATATATCATCgatattatttatatcacATTGTGTATTTATTATGGTATCATTATTGTGTATATCATTATAACAttcattatcattttcattagTTGACTTATTAAATATCTTTTCAGTATTATCATAAACCTTTTCATTagttatattattgtttgttatattttttatcttaCTATTAATTGATGAAAATGTTTgctttatattataaacattattatttgttaattcatttttttgtttttggataaaattattatttaaacttgaaaatgttttttctttaacAATACTATtagtaatattataattattattgttatcAATGTTGGTGGTAGgtatattaatattaatatgaatatcattatcattagATTTATcgttattatttatataatttatatttatatctttgttcagatttaattttttctcATCCTCTTGATGTTtacaaaaattattatcactatTAGTATTACTTATCCATTTCCCtatttttttgattatGCATATAATTGCTTCTTTATCTTCTTCATCCacaattttataattctCAATTTCTTGTATAATTTTATcaatatgtattttttctcctggtatgatattttttttgttggTGTCACATTTACTTAGAAgattatttaattcattaattttttctagtatatttttttttttctcctCTTCTTCATTTGGTCTTAAATATCCTACTCCATTAAATATCCATTCATTAAaatcaaaattattttcttttaaaaagCTAAGTGTACTTGTTGATACActgaaatatttattttccttAGGAAACACATAAATACAATATGGTGATATATGCCAttcttgtttttttttctctatattacaaattttattcatattttcattttcatatataacCTTTCTTGTATATACACtacctttttttttttttattttattaatatcttCATCAGTATCATATGAATCTTCAATTATATCCTTTTTCTTGGCAATAGATATTCCTATTTGGCAAGGGAAAAATGATTTGGCTCCATGACAATGTGCTTCATAACTAGAATCTAGTGAAATATATCTTTCATCTTTTAAATGTAAACCTGTATATTCTACATCTATAGAAACAAAATCACTGTTATTAATCTTGTTAATGATTTCTTTATGTATGTTATTCCAGTTATTTAAGTTAACACTTGTTATCTTAGAGTAACCcctttttaatatattatctttaaaaaaaaacaaattcctcttttcttttaaaacaaaatttttaaaaaaataattaaaaacGCTTGACATTATATcaacatattattaaataaataaatatatatatatatatatatatatattagtatatttaatgtaaaattaattaatgTGAGGaaagtatataaaaattaataaatccaagtatgtattttttagattatatattatttctatatttcatgttatatttaaaacataaaaagaagataataaaaagaagTAAATGTTTTTATACAATATGTAACTAATACAAATACTATATGATAGATTTCTATACATCTCTATATTTCATTAGTATTTcttttctattttattttttttttttttaatattaaatataaaaaaatatatttattttttttgtacaCATAATTGcaatcatataaaattttgttttaatttctttcacagttattttattttattttattatttcatttatttattttttttctcttcattaaatatatgaacTTCATTTAAATACAAAAGAATTTTACAAATCCATTAATATATTCccttatttttaattatttttttatttttcttctttaaattatttaacatttataataatatagtttttatataggaggaaaaaaataaacaattAGATACTTAAAAATTccaaattatataaaagttataattataaatatggtataattattaatgtaaaatattttatgccataataatattaacgtactatttatgaaaatatagaatcatattaaataaacaaatatagatattacattatataaatatatatgtatatataattgttcATTATGAACACATTTTTTaactttaaaaaaaaaatatatatatatatatatataggtgttaaaatataaatagttATATGAtactatattttttatttcataattattattttgattcCATTTCATTTTAAGAGTAActtataaattaaatatagaaattatatatatatatatatatatatatatataacacCATTTTGTGTACAAGGaggaatataaaaaattaagaaggaagaaaaaaaattattatatattcaacttaataaatataaaattcaCAAATCAAGTaacaaaaatgaaaataaaacgatatatacacatacaaaaaaaaaaaaaaaaacgaaaagaaaaaattatatatttataatcttaaaatacatatacaattaatagattaaaaataattaattaaataatgaatagCAAAAgtattgtatataataaaacgtataacaaaaaaaaaaataaaataaaataaaataaaatatatttacttgtaacatttttaaatttattcATGATCTGATTTCTTTGGTGTATTATTTTCACTCTGATAAATGTGTAATGGAATGTTACTATAATTTGAAGTATTTTCTCCTTTGTGTAATGGAGATAATGTActaattttatttatgttataattattgtttaaagaaatattattttttgatggggtattataattatattgatctattatattttgtacGTTAAACTGATTTTTAACATTAATATCCATTAGgttatttaaattatttattccAATATTATCTGTAGTAgtattgttattatttaaaaaatttggATCATAgatacttttttttatattgtttaaGTCCATTTGTTTTGGAATACTACCAATATCACtacttatattattattatcattataatttaatatattattactacttttgtttatattgttattattgtaATCATTACCTATATTGTTAGATTCACTTGAaatgttatttatattccTCAATTTGCTTGCATTTAATATAGAATTGTATGAATGTATATTCGAATTGTTTATAAAATTCTTTGGAGAATTATAAATTGAATTCgtattattcatataacTATTCAATATGTTTGAGTATTTATCAATTAatgaattataattattatttcctGCGTTATTATAACTATccattatattattatgactattaataatattattatgactattaataatattattgtgactattcattatattattatagctgtaattataattactatatttattattatttagCATAGTCTCACTTgcaatatttatattaccATTTAAGTAACTTTCATTACTTTGAGGCATCATCATATGTTTATTGTATGGACTTAAACCATTTGGTTGTATATTCGATGTAAcatcaatattattatataataaattattaaagTTGTTAACTATTCTACTTTTTAAAGGTGTGttcttttcatttattCCATTAATTCCATTAATTGCATTAATtccatttatatttttttgtgataatatattcgttgaattattttcaaCATTTGATATGTTATGATTATAAgtatcttttttatttacttggtaattatcaataatatgaatattttcaatatcttcatattccattttttcatcatttgaattatttatattgaaGTTATCTCTTTGAATATGTAAGGTTTTATCAATATGTGTTTCTTTCATTACATTGTCATCTTCAaccatatttttatttgcattattaatttcctcatcttttgtatttttatttccgtttaattcattatatttttttcgTGAATCTTTAATTTTAGTTATATAACTATTAAAATCTAATATAgttaataaatgaataatataagcATGATTACTATTAGAACTAATACCTATCATTTCATTAATAACAACAATTAGTTtatcattaaatatatcattatattgcaataatttttctattaCTTGTTTTAAGTCctcatttttatcatccTCATCTATTACATACATGTccatatttaaattatcattttttttttcatttttcatATGTTCATCATTCTCCTTATCATTTgatatttcattatttaaaatatcagtaaataattcattttctACAAGAcattgaaaaaaataacaaaatttaaaagatacATCTATTAGTTCCATTAACGGATATGTTAAATCTTGAATTCTTAAAAAACATTTGGTTGCTATTtgagaaatatataaatcatgAACAGATTTTGTATATTCAAAATCTTTAGATTTATGTATTTGAGTACTcattaatttatattcataatttattatatcttcTTGTAAATATCTTATAAcatgagaaaaaaaaaattgcattttatatctaatagaaaataaatgtgaaaataatgaactaccttttctataatataaatatttatataaatttctATTATGATAacataaaatttttaaattataatgaatacgacttaaaagaaataaaaattgaaaaatagaattatatgtatatatagtactagtatttattattaacGCAATAGGCCAAGTGAGTTTAAAGTgtatttctatattattcCATAAATTTAATCCActatgtatttttatatttttatttatttgtttatcataaaatattaacGTTTCATTATCTATATCAATTTCTGGAATTTCCATAGAAGACTTGTAAGACTGATGAAAccatttatatatttcaacTGAACAATCATAACAACtaaataaaagaagatttttagaattttttatatttctttttttataaggAAACATATCATCCTCCGAATtaaattctttattatatataatattattatgagGAGTGTCGTTGTGGTTACTGTTTAGAGATAGATTGTCTCTATTTCTTAATTCATTTTCTATAGTCCCATTTGTTTTTTcattatgtatatttatatttatattattatttttgtcATTACTAATAGACATATCATCtgatatattatcattataaaaatttttaaacCATTCATTTAGCTTactttttttcttcaataATTTATGCTTAAATAATATTGGACAAGTATAAAGACCTATGTATGCATTTCCAATGTCTAATGAAAACGCTTGTGTCATATCTAATGCTctaatatgtataattggttttattttattttttgtattattaaaatttaaattatattcatctaatttttgtatatatacacTAAAACTATGTTTCAAACAATTAATACGTACACGAAATTTGGTTATagtatttttattaatattgtAAAATGTTTGTTTATTACTTTGTATTTTTAGTACGGGATATTGTTCTATATCATTAGAactattattaatattataattgttattattatcatccttataataatcattaCTATATTTCACATTTTCACTTGTATTATTAGTTTCTTGTGATATATCCATAGGATATAACctttcatttttctttaaatgATTTACATCATTTTGATGATCATCTTCGTAATAAGTCCTTTCTCTTTCTTGGTTTAAACTTTGTTCTATCAACTtgttatttaaaaaagattctttattataatcaaTAGAATAACTATTACTGTTATGAACAAATGATGATATACCTTTTCCTCCTATGTATAAAGAGACCTCAATTTCAACATCTCCTAAAATTACATCTGATATGTTATTTTGTAggttattatttatattgggattatttattgttttttttttctcataAAATTTTACTCTTATTTCAACTGATAAACAATCTCCTAAATTACCCCAGTATCCTTGGGAActatttaatatatctgTCTTGTAAAGTAATGGATTTTTTACTGAATGAATTACTAAGGCAAAACATGATCCTACAAGAAAattatcttcattatttttaccatcataattttttttagatatattattatcttgTACACAATTTTGTTGATTTACACCACTTTTTGTTATATCCTGATCATATAATTGgttatcaaaaaaattattaaagTTTACAGAAAAATCAAAACCATGTTTAAATCCTCTCAAAATTTGTTGtctataattatttatacatacactaaatatattatcataatcataatattttttcttaaaaagTGTTTGTATTCCTTTATAGAAATCATTCAATACTATTTTgttatcatatatataacacaTACCACctaatattaaattatcaAATTTTTCTCCTTCAAAAGAATCATaagaaaaatttttataagaaattcttggataaaaatatttggaaataaaattttctGAAGTATCTGTATCAAATGTATAATAAGACGAATTCCTATTAttatggaaaaaaaaattcgATTGATCTTCTTTAGAATCATGACTATTACTATAAATATCAGtaaataatgaattatcataattatctattattaatttgtcttttttattttcatatttagATTTACAATATTCTTCAACTAATAAGGAAGAATTTTTCCATGCTATACTTTTTAACAaaatttcatttttcatatttgGTGGAATATGCATTAAAGACCATGATTTTTCTAAAAAGTAATCATAAAAATCTccattatttaataaatagatatctttaaataaatcaaaaatttttattaaattaatatcCTTAACAATATATTTCCATAATTTATATGCAATTATGCttctaattttttcaatagtaatatcaaatatttctttacaatataaattaatattatcatttgtTGAATCAGATAAATCACCATATGAAGATGAATTATCTGAACTACTATTTGAATAATTAGTGTTTTCATATTCATTTACATAATTTACAAAACTTGGATCATTTGACATATTATTAGGattatctttataataatatgaagAATTAAGTAAAGTATATTTTGAAGACACATCAAATGcttttgataatatttttataatagGAAATAGTTTTAATACATCGCTTGTATTCCATTTATTACTTCTAATTAATATACGAATAGATTTTCCaataaacaaaattttCCTTCCTGCTATTTTGTCCATACAACATTGAGGTAAATTATTAAGTgattgaaaaaataaataattccATTCAAAATTTAAACTTTGCACATTAGATAAAGttaaattttcatataattcttctggagttaaataaatttttttttcatctgaatatataaattgtcttttttgtataaaaaattcattATATGGATCTACTAATTGACCATAAAGTATCCAAGAAAATAATTgatgtaaaaatattttccctacattttttaaatatttatgatatattttttttattcttgAATTTCCATTTAATGAATGCtcatataaataatctaatatttcttttgtCTTATTTCTACATTCCCCTTCAATTacattttcttcttctcgtttttgaaaatttaaataattttttattatattaattattacTAATAATTCTTCTCTTTTCTTCTCTAACATAGATACAATTTGAGTTAAAGGTgtattactattattatttatatattcttctaCATCactaattttttttaaatatttttttataaatttttttatttcgTTACATATACCGTTTGCATAATATCCACATGGACTAACATTATTAATACTTTTCACCTTTTTCAAAATCACACCAAAATAAGTatcaattttatttttattattatcatatgaattattcttattatgTTCTTTTGTTTCCATATCAACAGATAAAGATTCATCGTTACCTTcttcattatcattatcattatcattatcacTATTATCATCACTATCATCATTACTTTCGTCTTCATCATCAGAAGAGGAACTTATAGATGAAAAACTATCGTTACTTGAGCTATAATATccattatttaatttatcatatatattacaattttttaaatttttattattttttctttcttgatttaatttattatatttatgtatatgaGTCACATTCTTATAAACcgtatttttatttactaataataaaaaaatgtttattatatagaaataataacCTAATTCCActatttcatttattatttttatttctgaatttaaaaatatatgaatattattgttCACTTCAAAACGATAATCAtctatattaatattttcatttatcGTTGTcttcttatttttatgaacTAATACTATTATATCTCCAGTTTGACCTATTAAACTTAATATAACTTCATGTATCATACtgtattataattattattgatGAGATTAAAAATggggaaaaaaaaaaaaaaaagatgagAGTCcttaaataaaaatatataaatatatattatatatttatttattatatattcataatgCCTTTCAGATAaaactttttatataatatttataaaattcaCATAAAGCTTTATCATGGattgaataaaatatatgttgaaattataattttttcttactctgttaatataaatcacttaaaacattaatatatatatatatatatatatatatattataaataaatgtttaATTCTTTGTGTACTTTAACTAAATAAGGTATTTTAACACATACCCTTTATTTTACTTTTGTgattaatttatattcacTAGTTTGTAAAattataagtatataaatatatacatatatattatatgtgcttatttaatattatccttttatttatgtgcacattaaatatatttgtttctCAAAATTTACTTCATAACTTTTTTTATGGTTCCTTTctgttattatataatatcatgttatgaaattttctttttataaatataataaataaaatattataatatatttatttgaagcattaaacataaattcagaaaaaaaattcagAAGAAGTGTTAAAAAGAGAATGGTctttaattaaaaaaaaaaaaaaaataataaatataatatatatatatatatatatttatatttatatttatatttatattttttttctatttattataaaaagaaaattaatgtttacattaaataatttaataattttagGTTTTTAGTAAATACTAAAATTTgtataaaaagaatttgaaatgtgaaatataaaataaaaagtaaaaaattagcaataacaaattttttctaataaaataaataagcatatgaatatatatatataataatattaaaaaaatatatatatatatatatatataaaaaaaaaaaaaaaaaaaaaaaaaaaaaaaaaaaaaaaaaaaaaaaaaaaaaaaaaaaaaaaaaaaaaaaaaaaaaaaaaaaaaaaaaaaaaaaaaaaaagcaaaaaaaaagactatatattattaaataacttaaaaattaaaattcaataaaaagaaaatatgtatgtgtatgaattaaaaaaaaaaaaaaaaaaaaaaaaaaaaagaaataaaacAAGCAAGCAAATGTATTCTATAacaattaaataaaaaaatatgatttataagaatatactatactttttaattattaataaataattacatgtatataaataaatattaatatatatatatatataaacaagTCTAAATTAGAAGAAAAAGTTTTTTAagtatttattatataccACATCACATTTCATTTGTAAGTCTAATATATCTCCATCAttgttaataataatatctGCGTACTTTATCTTTTCATCTGTAGGTAACTGATTCCTgcaaaaagaaaaaacagaaaaaaatataatatgaattaaaatgaaaaaatataaaaagcattatacatatatatatatatatatatatatatatgttccATTACATTGTTTAGGtaatatacacatatatatttttatcattacTTGATAATACCCATGGCTGTATCATAGGTGCAGTTTTTATCTCTTGATAAGATACGTTTAATTTGATTTCTTACAGATGACTTTAAAAGTATAACAGGACTTGTTAATAGATATAATTTGGTTTCTATTAATAAAGGTGCTTCAATGGCtacattatatttaaaatataaaaatttatattttaagcattcttttataatttgtagtataatataagtatgtgtaattttattgatatatttaacattatcttcattattaaaTACTATTTTTCTCAACAAGGTTCTATTAATActtttatcattatttaaaatattttctcCAAAATGttttacaatttttttatagcATATAGAATCTTTTGTATAAATCTTACTAGTAATTTCATCAGCATTTATTACAACCacatcttttttttttaaaaaattacaaaacGTTGATTTTCCAACGGCTATACCACCTGTTATTCCAattaaacataaataatttcctaaaaaaaaattaaatattcCTAATATTCCAAAAAACTTGTTTAGGTATATTAAAAAACTGTTCATAACTATAGAACTGAATAAGGCATATTTCTGATTTTCAATTTTCCTAAACTTATTCTttctatttatatatccAATTGGAATTGAACCCAAAGCCAGGAAACataaaatacatttatcaataaagaattttaaaaacataatTTTATACTCCTTAATAATACAgtcatatttttattttttcttatgTTTCTACAATATTTTCTCCCCTTCTTTAACTTTACAAAgattaacatatatatatatatatatatatatatatatattactttttatttttttttattctttaattataaaacataagtatatataaaatatatgtacaaaaaatatatatgtgcgtatatataaaatatatgcatataatatatatacaaacataatatttttcacTTAAATTCCATTAGTCGTATATGCTATTAATAGGAATTTATTTAAACCCATCGacatatatacaaatatatattttatataaatacattaaaaatatttttattcataaaaaGGAGCAtgcatttttttttatggTCATAGAAAattaatgaatatatattaaaaataaaaaaaaagattaGGAAACAAAGAAGTttaacatatatgtatgaatatatatatatatatatatatatatatatatataattggGGTAATCTAATTTcaataaaattatatatattataaaaatataaataaatatataaataaatagatacaaaacaataatttatataGTCAATAATTccatatttaatatatataatcacatatttttaaaattattgtTACACAAATTTATCTCTgtattttgtatattattatttacaaaaagttttatttgtttattcattttttatatttctataattcatttattattatttatttttttttttttgtttttttttttctttttgtgTTATAAAAGAATGAACTAAATTTATAACACATTATTCTAgttcattatattttaatatttatttatttcagggaaaataaaaataaaaatatatatgtgtacatattatatatatatatatatatatatatatatacctaaaaatttatatgctgaattaaaaaaggaaagagaaaaatatggcgacaaa from Plasmodium gaboni strain SY75 chromosome 14, whole genome shotgun sequence includes:
- a CDS encoding hypothetical protein (conserved Plasmodium protein, unknown function), which codes for MIHEVILSLIGQTGDIIVLVHKNKKTTINENINIDDYRFEVNNNIHIFLNSEIKIINEIVELGYYFYIINIFLLLVNKNTVYKNVTHIHKYNKLNQERKNNKNLKNCNIYDKLNNGYYSSSNDSFSSISSSSDDEDESNDDSDDNSDNDNDNDNEEGNDESLSVDMETKEHNKNNSYDNNKNKIDTYFGVILKKVKSINNVSPCGYYANGICNEIKKFIKKYLKKISDVEEYINNNSNTPLTQIVSMLEKKREELLVIINIIKNYLNFQKREEENVIEGECRNKTKEILDYLYEHSLNGNSRIKKIYHKYLKNVGKIFLHQLFSWILYGQLVDPYNEFFIQKRQFIYSDEKKIYLTPEELYENLTLSNVQSLNFEWNYLFFQSLNNLPQCCMDKIAGRKILFIGKSIRILIRSNKWNTSDVLKLFPIIKILSKAFDVSSKYTLLNSSYYYKDNPNNMSNDPSFVNYVNEYENTNYSNSSSDNSSSYGDLSDSTNDNINLYCKEIFDITIEKIRSIIAYKLWKYIVKDINLIKIFDLFKDIYLLNNGDFYDYFLEKSWSLMHIPPNMKNEILLKSIAWKNSSLLVEEYCKSKYENKKDKLIIDNYDNSLFTDIYSNSHDSKEDQSNFFFHNNRNSSYYTFDTDTSENFISKYFYPRISYKNFSYDSFEGEKFDNLILGGMCYIYDNKIVLNDFYKGIQTLFKKKYYDYDNIFSVCINNYRQQILRGFKHGFDFSVNFNNFFDNQLYDQDITKSGVNQQNCVQDNNISKKNYDGKNNEDNFLVGSCFALVIHSVKNPLLYKTDILNSSQGYWGNLGDCLSVEIRVKFYEKKKTINNPNINNNLQNNISDVILGDVEIEVSLYIGGKGISSFVHNSNSYSIDYNKESFLNNKLIEQSLNQERERTYYEDDHQNDVNHLKKNERLYPMDISQETNNTSENVKYSNDYYKDDNNNNYNINNSSNDIEQYPVLKIQSNKQTFYNINKNTITKFRVRINCLKHSFSVYIQKLDEYNLNFNNTKNKIKPIIHIRALDMTQAFSLDIGNAYIGLYTCPILFKHKLLKKKSKLNEWFKNFYNDNISDDMSISNDKNNNININIHNEKTNGTIENELRNRDNLSLNSNHNDTPHNNIIYNKEFNSEDDMFPYKKRNIKNSKNLLLFSCYDCSVEIYKWFHQSYKSSMEIPEIDIDNETLIFYDKQINKNIKIHSGLNLWNNIEIHFKLTWPIALIINTSTIYTYNSIFQFLFLLSRIHYNLKILCYHNRNLYKYLYYRKGSSLFSHLFSIRYKMQFFFSHVIRYLQEDIINYEYKLMSTQIHKSKDFEYTKSVHDLYISQIATKCFLRIQDLTYPLMELIDVSFKFCYFFQCLVENELFTDILNNEISNDKENDEHMKNEKKNDNLNMDMYVIDEDDKNEDLKQVIEKLLQYNDIFNDKLIVVINEMIGISSNSNHAYIIHLLTILDFNSYITKIKDSRKKYNELNGNKNTKDEEINNANKNMVEDDNVMKETHIDKTLHIQRDNFNINNSNDEKMEYEDIENIHIIDNYQVNKKDTYNHNISNVENNSTNILSQKNINGINAINGINGINEKNTPLKSRIVNNFNNLLYNNIDVTSNIQPNGLSPYNKHMMMPQSNESYLNGNINIASETMLNNNKYSNYNYSYNNIMNSHNNIINSHNNIINSHNNIMDSYNNAGNNNYNSLIDKYSNILNSYMNNTNSIYNSPKNFINNSNIHSYNSILNASKLRNINNISSESNNIGNDYNNNNINKSSNNILNYNDNNNISSDIGSIPKQMDLNNIKKSIYDPNFLNNNNTTTDNIGINNLNNLMDINVKNQFNVQNIIDQYNYNTPSKNNISLNNNYNINKISTLSPLHKGENTSNYSNIPLHIYQSENNTPKKSDHE
- a CDS encoding putative dephospho-CoA kinase; the encoded protein is MFLKFFIDKCILCFLALGSIPIGYINRKNKFRKIENQKYALFSSIVMNSFLIYLNKFFGILGIFNFFLGNYLCLIGITGGIAVGKSTFCNFLKKKDVVVINADEITSKIYTKDSICYKKIVKHFGENILNNDKSINRTLLRKIVFNNEDNVKYINKITHTYIILQIIKECLKYKFLYFKYNVAIEAPLLIETKLYLLTSPVILLKSSVRNQIKRILSRDKNCTYDTAMGIIKNQLPTDEKIKYADIIINNDGDILDLQMKCDVVYNKYLKNFFF